The proteins below are encoded in one region of Roseovarius bejariae:
- the glyS gene encoding glycine--tRNA ligase subunit beta — protein sequence MPDLLIELFSEEIPARMQHRAAEDLKTKMTNGLVEAGLTYAHAQAFSTPRRLTLALEGVLAESPTVTEERKGPRVDAPEKAIEGFLRGAGVSREDLEIRDEKKGQVYFAKITKPGRPAGEIVAQVLEDTVRNFPWPKSMRWGAGSLRWVRPLHSILCILTDDAGEATVVDLDIDGIKASNTTQGHRFMGKGRFAVTGFEDYQAKLKRDFVILDPQERADHIWQDATNQAFAAGLEVVEDKGLLAEVAGLVEWPVVLMGEIGEEFLELPPEVLQTSMKEHQKFFSVRNPKTGRIERFVTVANIETEDHGATILAGNQKVLSARLADAKFFWENDLREAKAGMQAWIDQLDNVTFERQLGTQAARISRIAALAREIAPKVGADADLAEQAARVAKADLSSEMVYEFPELQGLMGRYYAEAAGLPAEVAAACEEHYSPLGPSDAVPEAPVSLTVALADKIDTLTGFWAINQKPTGSKDPFALRRAALGVIRIVLDNGLRVHLDRFIDSQLLRHKISLNRKKASEGEIDTLEEVLDQIGEFGVFGAAFRAVVDKLQDGDGAPDTSDGSLLRTVGDLVPDLSTDLLAFFHDRLKVYLKDQGLKYDVIDACLMLDGGDDLWLIATRAKALSEILKTEDGENLVQGFKRANNILTQAEEKDGVEYSFGPDVKYAEVPEEKELFAALEAAEADIAKANTSEDFTAAMEAMAKLRAPIDAFFEAVQVNTEKDVVRRNRLNLLGKIRDICLQAADLTKLEG from the coding sequence ATGCCTGATCTTCTGATCGAACTTTTCTCCGAGGAAATCCCCGCCCGCATGCAGCATCGCGCGGCAGAGGACCTCAAGACCAAGATGACCAACGGGCTGGTCGAGGCGGGGCTGACCTATGCCCATGCACAGGCCTTCTCGACCCCGCGGCGTCTGACGCTGGCGCTTGAAGGGGTTTTGGCAGAAAGCCCGACCGTCACCGAGGAGCGCAAGGGCCCCCGTGTCGATGCGCCGGAAAAGGCGATTGAAGGCTTCCTCCGCGGGGCCGGAGTTTCCCGTGAAGACCTTGAAATCAGGGATGAAAAGAAGGGTCAGGTCTATTTCGCCAAGATCACCAAACCGGGCCGCCCGGCAGGTGAGATCGTGGCCCAAGTGCTGGAAGACACGGTGCGCAATTTCCCATGGCCCAAGTCCATGCGTTGGGGCGCGGGCAGCCTGCGGTGGGTGCGGCCCTTGCATTCGATCCTGTGCATTCTCACTGATGACGCGGGCGAGGCGACGGTGGTGGACCTTGATATTGATGGCATCAAAGCCAGCAACACCACCCAAGGCCACCGGTTCATGGGCAAGGGGCGCTTTGCCGTCACCGGGTTCGAGGATTATCAAGCCAAGTTGAAGCGTGACTTCGTGATCCTTGACCCGCAGGAACGGGCCGATCACATCTGGCAGGACGCGACCAATCAGGCCTTCGCCGCCGGGTTGGAAGTTGTTGAAGACAAAGGGCTTTTGGCCGAAGTGGCGGGGCTGGTGGAATGGCCCGTGGTCCTGATGGGCGAGATTGGCGAGGAGTTTCTGGAACTTCCGCCAGAGGTGCTGCAAACCTCGATGAAAGAGCATCAGAAGTTTTTCTCGGTCAGGAACCCCAAAACGGGCCGGATCGAACGTTTTGTCACGGTCGCCAATATCGAAACCGAAGATCACGGCGCGACCATTCTGGCGGGCAATCAGAAGGTTCTGTCGGCGCGTCTGGCGGATGCAAAATTCTTTTGGGAGAATGACTTACGCGAAGCCAAGGCCGGTATGCAGGCTTGGATCGACCAGCTTGATAACGTCACCTTCGAGCGGCAGTTGGGCACCCAAGCGGCACGGATTTCGCGGATCGCGGCACTGGCGCGGGAGATTGCGCCGAAGGTGGGGGCCGATGCCGATCTGGCCGAGCAGGCCGCACGGGTTGCCAAGGCCGACCTGAGTTCCGAGATGGTCTATGAATTCCCGGAATTACAAGGACTTATGGGGCGTTACTATGCCGAGGCGGCGGGTCTGCCCGCCGAAGTTGCTGCCGCTTGCGAGGAGCATTATTCGCCGCTCGGGCCGTCCGATGCGGTGCCCGAGGCGCCGGTTTCCCTGACCGTTGCTCTGGCCGACAAGATCGACACGCTGACCGGATTTTGGGCGATAAATCAAAAGCCTACGGGATCGAAAGACCCCTTTGCCCTGCGTCGTGCGGCCTTGGGGGTGATCCGCATCGTGTTGGACAATGGCCTTCGGGTGCATCTGGACCGCTTTATCGATAGCCAATTACTGCGCCACAAGATCAGCCTGAACCGCAAAAAAGCCAGCGAAGGCGAGATCGACACTTTGGAAGAAGTACTTGATCAGATTGGAGAATTTGGCGTTTTCGGGGCGGCGTTCCGGGCCGTGGTGGACAAGCTGCAAGACGGTGATGGCGCGCCGGACACCAGCGACGGGAGTCTGCTGCGCACCGTGGGCGACCTGGTGCCGGATCTGAGTACCGATTTGCTGGCCTTCTTCCATGATCGGTTGAAGGTTTACCTTAAAGATCAAGGGCTTAAGTATGATGTGATCGACGCTTGCCTGATGCTGGATGGCGGCGATGATCTGTGGCTCATTGCCACCCGGGCGAAAGCCCTCAGCGAGATTTTGAAGACCGAGGACGGGGAAAACCTTGTTCAGGGGTTCAAGCGGGCCAACAATATCCTGACGCAGGCCGAGGAAAAAGATGGCGTCGAATACTCCTTCGGGCCTGATGTGAAATACGCGGAAGTCCCTGAAGAAAAAGAGCTTTTTGCCGCACTCGAGGCCGCCGAGGCGGATATCGCAAAGGCCAACACATCCGAGGATTTCACCGCCGCGATGGAGGCAATGGCGAAATTGCGCGCGCCCATAGACGCCTTCTTCGAGGCGGTGCAAGTGAACACCGAAAAGGATGTCGTACGTCGTAACCGGCTGAACTTGCTTGGGAAAATCCGCGACATCTGCCT
- a CDS encoding DUF6446 family protein: protein MGKILGGSIVVVAIVAGVFLYYQQIYAYYEPVKATGTDDVQMTSLVSGAPEPVLYDNFEAIDAESSPIRYRACFTTTMSHAMLSETYELYDGAEPLVAPGWFDCFDAVDVGTALEEGRALAFLGQKNIQYGIDRIVAVTEDGRGYVWHQINDCGEVVFDGEPAPENCPEPPEGY, encoded by the coding sequence ATGGGGAAAATTTTGGGAGGATCGATCGTGGTTGTGGCAATTGTCGCGGGCGTGTTCCTCTATTACCAACAGATATACGCCTATTACGAACCGGTGAAGGCCACCGGAACCGATGACGTGCAGATGACGTCGCTCGTCTCCGGCGCGCCGGAACCCGTGCTTTATGACAACTTTGAAGCCATCGATGCCGAGAGTTCCCCGATCCGCTATCGCGCCTGCTTCACCACCACCATGAGCCACGCCATGCTCAGCGAAACCTATGAGCTTTATGACGGGGCCGAACCGCTGGTCGCCCCCGGCTGGTTTGACTGTTTTGATGCCGTGGACGTCGGCACCGCCCTTGAAGAAGGCCGAGCACTGGCCTTTCTCGGACAGAAAAATATCCAGTACGGTATCGACCGGATCGTCGCCGTCACCGAAGATGGGCGCGGTTATGTCTGGCACCAGATCAACGACTGCGGCGAAGTCGTCTTCGATGGTGAACCCGCCCCCGAAAACTGCCCCGAACCACCCGAAGGGTACTGA
- a CDS encoding glycine--tRNA ligase subunit alpha gives MVQQTGKPRSFQEIILRLQTYWSEQGCAMMQPYDMEVGAGTFHPATTLRSLGSKPWAAAYVQPSRRPTDGRYGENPNRLQHYYQYQVLIKPSPPNLQELYLGSLKAIGIDIALHDIRFVEDDWESPTLGAWGLGWEVWCDGMEVSQFTYFQQVGGHDCHPVSGELTYGLERLAMYVLGIDHVMDMPFNDPDAPIALSYGDVFRQTEQEYSRWNFDVANTDVLFKQFEEAEAECEAILSQEHEDPKTGKRIVMAHPAYDQCIKASHLFNLLDARGVISVTERQAYIGRVRALAKKCADAFVQTEAGGHAA, from the coding sequence ATGGTACAACAAACCGGAAAACCCCGCAGCTTTCAGGAGATCATCCTGCGGCTGCAAACCTACTGGTCCGAACAGGGCTGCGCCATGATGCAGCCCTATGACATGGAAGTGGGGGCAGGCACCTTTCACCCGGCCACCACCCTTCGTTCCTTGGGCTCGAAACCTTGGGCCGCGGCCTATGTGCAGCCCTCGCGCCGCCCCACCGACGGGCGTTACGGCGAAAACCCCAACCGGTTGCAGCACTACTATCAATACCAAGTATTGATCAAACCCAGCCCGCCGAACCTGCAAGAGCTTTACCTTGGCAGCCTCAAGGCCATCGGCATCGACATCGCCCTGCATGACATCCGGTTTGTCGAGGATGACTGGGAAAGCCCGACGCTCGGCGCCTGGGGTCTTGGTTGGGAGGTTTGGTGCGACGGTATGGAAGTCAGCCAGTTCACCTATTTTCAGCAGGTCGGCGGGCATGATTGCCACCCCGTGTCGGGCGAACTGACCTATGGCTTGGAGCGCTTGGCCATGTATGTTCTGGGCATCGACCACGTGATGGACATGCCCTTCAACGATCCTGACGCGCCGATTGCCCTGTCGTATGGCGATGTTTTCCGCCAGACCGAACAGGAATATAGCCGCTGGAACTTCGACGTGGCCAACACGGATGTTCTGTTCAAACAGTTCGAGGAGGCCGAGGCGGAGTGCGAGGCGATCTTGAGCCAAGAACATGAAGACCCTAAAACCGGCAAACGCATCGTCATGGCACACCCGGCCTATGATCAATGTATCAAGGCCAGCCATCTGTTCAACTTGCTGGACGCGCGCGGGGTGATCTCGGTCACCGAACGGCAGGCCTATATCGGGCGGGTGCGCGCGCTTGCCAAGAAATGCGCCGATGCCTTCGTGCAGACCGAAGCCGGAGGGCACGCGGCGTGA
- a CDS encoding trypsin-like peptidase domain-containing protein → MTRILTALTLALLMLAPAARAQDDGLAWVQIEAQPSLAQARESIRGYAAELQDVNGFSLGGNWYAIALGPYTRQDAEQVLRVLRAEGVIPRDSYIAESGDYRQQFWPVGASTLADAAPEATEPAPEPQEQPDETTEIAPAPEPQAVEPDETPREARASERALSRDQRAELQEALKWAGFYGGAIDAAFGRGTRGAMARWQEANAYEATGILTTRQRADLLRQYNEILEGLNLQLVSDVDAGIEMILPTGVVSFDKYEPPFAHYNASGDIDAKVLLISQEGDEDTLAGLYDIMQTLEIVPETGPRTLNRRAFTLIGEGALTISHTQAWLKDGRVKGFTLIWPAGDEERRTRLLGEMQESFTRLDGVLDPSAGPETEPSIDLVSGLEVRKPKLSRSGFYVDGSGTVVTTAEATQGCGKITIDEEYEAQVATVNEDLGIAVLRPTETLAPMSVAAFQQVIPRLQADVAVAGYSYGGVLGAPTLTFGQLAELQGLNGEDTLKRLALAALEGDAGGPVVDAGGAVLGMLLPNRAKGRQLPEGVSFAADAEAVQQVLQEAGVSPSATSEQDQIAPEVLTNRAANMTVLVSCWE, encoded by the coding sequence ATGACGCGCATACTAACCGCACTAACACTGGCACTTCTCATGTTGGCCCCTGCGGCACGGGCCCAGGACGATGGGCTTGCCTGGGTGCAGATCGAGGCGCAACCGAGCCTTGCGCAGGCCCGGGAAAGCATTCGTGGCTACGCTGCCGAATTGCAGGACGTGAACGGCTTTTCGCTTGGCGGGAACTGGTATGCCATCGCCCTTGGTCCATATACGCGGCAGGATGCCGAGCAGGTCTTGCGCGTGTTGCGCGCCGAAGGGGTGATCCCGCGCGACAGCTATATCGCCGAAAGCGGGGATTACCGGCAGCAGTTCTGGCCGGTCGGGGCATCGACACTGGCCGATGCCGCGCCCGAGGCGACCGAACCCGCGCCCGAGCCGCAAGAACAACCTGACGAAACGACCGAGATTGCGCCAGCACCCGAACCACAGGCCGTGGAACCGGACGAGACCCCGCGCGAGGCACGGGCAAGTGAGCGCGCATTAAGCCGTGACCAGAGGGCGGAGTTGCAAGAGGCCCTGAAGTGGGCGGGCTTTTACGGTGGGGCCATCGATGCAGCCTTTGGCCGGGGGACCCGTGGGGCCATGGCCCGCTGGCAAGAGGCGAACGCCTATGAGGCCACCGGCATACTGACCACCCGGCAACGTGCCGATTTGCTGCGCCAGTACAACGAAATCCTTGAAGGATTGAATTTGCAACTGGTCAGCGATGTGGATGCAGGCATCGAAATGATCCTGCCCACCGGAGTTGTCAGCTTTGACAAATACGAACCGCCCTTTGCCCACTACAATGCCTCCGGCGACATTGACGCCAAAGTGCTGTTGATCAGCCAGGAAGGCGATGAGGACACGCTGGCCGGTCTTTACGACATCATGCAAACGCTTGAGATCGTGCCGGAAACCGGGCCGCGCACCCTGAACCGCCGGGCCTTTACCCTGATTGGCGAGGGCGCTTTGACGATTTCGCATACGCAGGCGTGGTTGAAAGATGGGCGGGTCAAGGGCTTTACCCTGATCTGGCCCGCAGGCGACGAGGAACGTCGCACGCGCCTTCTGGGGGAAATGCAGGAAAGCTTTACCCGGCTTGACGGGGTGCTTGATCCCTCGGCTGGCCCGGAAACAGAACCCAGCATCGACCTTGTGTCAGGGTTGGAGGTGCGCAAGCCCAAGCTTTCGCGCTCGGGCTTTTATGTGGACGGTTCGGGCACGGTTGTGACGACCGCCGAGGCGACGCAGGGTTGTGGGAAAATCACCATAGACGAAGAATACGAGGCCCAAGTGGCCACGGTAAACGAAGACCTCGGCATCGCCGTCTTGCGCCCCACGGAAACACTGGCACCGATGAGTGTGGCCGCATTCCAGCAGGTCATCCCGCGTCTACAGGCCGATGTGGCCGTAGCGGGCTATTCCTATGGTGGCGTATTGGGGGCGCCGACATTGACCTTCGGCCAATTGGCCGAGTTGCAAGGCCTGAACGGAGAGGACACCCTGAAACGTCTGGCCCTTGCCGCGCTTGAAGGTGACGCGGGCGGTCCGGTGGTGGATGCTGGGGGGGCCGTATTGGGTATGCTGCTGCCCAATCGCGCAAAAGGTCGCCAATTGCCGGAGGGGGTCAGCTTTGCCGCCGATGCCGAGGCCGTGCAGCAGGTTTTGCAGGAAGCCGGCGTTTCGCCCTCGGCCACCAGTGAACAGGATCAGATCGCCCCCGAAGTCCTGACCAATCGCGCCGCGAACATGACGGTGCTGGTCAGTTGCTGGGAGTGA
- a CDS encoding thiamine pyrophosphate-binding protein gives MTQRPLGAQISHMLKDRGVDVIFGIPGVHNQELYRGIEEAGITHVLARHEQGAGFMADGYARATGKPGVAYVITGPGLCNIMTPMGQAYSDSVPMLVISSCLDETAGARGQLHQMLDQRAAADTVCEWSEEARTAEAAYILIDRALTEMATGRPRPRHIQIPISVLEALAPPPGPCPVLSSERKGAPNFAVTEAILSAKRPLFILGGGARDCATSAREALTALGAASFETQTGRGISGPYALNYGSYLARPEAQAVVEQADVVVLVGTELSESDLLREDAGIRGRLIQVDIDPGGFLPECEWPVLSSASDFFAHLLAALDGHVPTNGWDAEKVRAAKTRWRAQVDAETPNVLPVADTLRQCLPERTVVYSDMTQFAYVALESWPLDRPGEWHHPTGFGTLGYSLPAAIGGATARPDLPTCCIIGDYGIQYTIAELGAAVELGLSLPILLWDNGKLGAIEDSMTGAQIAPNAVIARNPDFGAVARAYGAHAARPSSLEELAQVVAQAFKADRPTLIHMTPGLH, from the coding sequence ATGACTCAAAGACCACTTGGCGCGCAAATATCGCATATGCTGAAAGATCGGGGCGTTGACGTGATCTTTGGCATCCCCGGTGTTCACAACCAGGAACTCTATCGCGGGATCGAAGAGGCCGGCATCACCCATGTCCTTGCCCGTCACGAACAGGGGGCCGGTTTCATGGCCGATGGCTATGCCCGCGCCACCGGCAAACCGGGGGTCGCTTATGTGATCACCGGTCCTGGCCTGTGCAATATCATGACACCCATGGGGCAGGCCTATTCCGATAGCGTGCCGATGCTGGTGATTTCCTCCTGCCTTGATGAAACGGCGGGCGCCCGCGGCCAGTTGCACCAGATGCTGGATCAACGCGCGGCGGCAGATACGGTTTGTGAGTGGTCCGAAGAGGCCCGCACCGCCGAGGCGGCCTATATTCTCATCGACCGCGCTTTGACCGAGATGGCCACCGGGCGACCGCGCCCCCGGCATATCCAGATCCCGATCTCGGTTCTGGAAGCCCTCGCACCGCCGCCCGGTCCTTGCCCGGTACTGTCGTCTGAGCGCAAGGGCGCGCCGAATTTTGCCGTCACCGAGGCGATCTTGTCGGCCAAGCGCCCGCTTTTTATTCTGGGTGGAGGCGCGCGGGATTGCGCGACCTCGGCACGTGAGGCCCTGACGGCGCTTGGCGCGGCGAGCTTCGAAACCCAGACAGGGCGCGGAATTTCCGGGCCCTATGCCTTGAACTATGGCAGCTACCTTGCGCGGCCCGAGGCACAGGCGGTTGTCGAGCAGGCCGATGTCGTTGTTCTGGTGGGAACCGAACTGAGCGAATCCGACCTGCTGCGCGAGGATGCTGGCATTCGTGGGCGCTTGATCCAGGTTGATATCGATCCGGGTGGTTTCCTGCCAGAGTGCGAATGGCCGGTTTTGTCTTCCGCCTCTGACTTCTTCGCACACCTTCTCGCCGCGCTCGATGGGCATGTGCCGACAAACGGATGGGATGCGGAAAAGGTCCGCGCCGCGAAAACCCGTTGGCGCGCGCAGGTCGATGCCGAAACGCCCAATGTCCTGCCTGTGGCCGATACGTTGCGCCAATGCCTGCCAGAGCGGACCGTGGTCTATTCCGACATGACGCAGTTCGCTTATGTCGCCTTGGAGAGCTGGCCGTTGGACCGGCCGGGGGAATGGCATCACCCGACGGGCTTCGGCACCTTGGGCTATAGCCTTCCTGCGGCCATTGGCGGGGCCACGGCGCGGCCCGATTTGCCGACCTGTTGCATCATCGGCGATTACGGCATCCAGTACACCATTGCCGAGCTTGGCGCGGCGGTCGAGCTGGGGCTGTCCTTGCCGATCCTGCTTTGGGACAACGGCAAACTCGGCGCGATCGAAGACAGCATGACCGGCGCGCAGATCGCGCCCAATGCCGTGATCGCCCGCAATCCTGATTTCGGGGCCGTCGCGCGGGCCTACGGGGCACATGCCGCGCGCCCGTCTTCGCTTGAAGAGTTGGCACAGGTGGTGGCGCAGGCCTTCAAGGCGGACCGCCCGACGCTTATTCACATGACGCCGGGCTTGCACTGA
- a CDS encoding TrkH family potassium uptake protein → MIDLRPVGYVIGLMVLALGVAMVLPMLVDIAEARGHWPVFAESAVITTLIGGLVALACRNGVREGLTIQQTFLLTTGVWVALPFFGAIPFLLGATEARMVDAVFEAMSGLTTTGSTVFSGLEQLPKGILLWRGILQWLGGVGIIVVAMVFLPELRVGGMQIFRSEAFDTMGKILPRASAIASQISVIYLGITLACVACYMVLGMHAFDATVHALTTVSTGGFSNYDASFGTFSGPPEYVASIFMTLAALPFVRYVQLLNGNAKPLWKDTQIHGFLLTIFVLVFGMAAFLVHVFPHHPEQAFREALFNITSIISGTGYASVDYMGWGSLPVTLFFFIGLIGGCAGSTACSVKIFRYQILFASIRSQLRRIYSPHGVFTPRYDGRPIADDVLNSVMSFFVLFIVTLGVISVVLGFTGLDFVTSVSGAATALGNIGPGLGEIIGPAGNFASLNDTAKWVLVGAMLLGRLELLAVYAIFTISFWRA, encoded by the coding sequence ATGATCGATCTGCGCCCCGTGGGATATGTGATCGGCCTCATGGTGCTGGCCCTCGGGGTGGCCATGGTGTTGCCGATGCTGGTGGACATCGCCGAAGCGCGAGGTCACTGGCCGGTTTTTGCCGAAAGCGCGGTCATCACAACCCTTATCGGTGGTCTGGTCGCGCTTGCCTGTCGCAACGGGGTTCGCGAAGGGCTGACCATCCAGCAGACCTTCTTGTTGACCACAGGCGTTTGGGTTGCGCTGCCGTTTTTCGGAGCGATCCCATTTCTTCTGGGGGCCACCGAGGCGCGTATGGTCGACGCCGTGTTCGAGGCCATGTCGGGCCTGACGACCACGGGGTCCACCGTCTTTTCGGGCTTGGAGCAATTACCTAAAGGTATCTTGCTCTGGCGCGGTATCCTGCAATGGCTCGGCGGTGTGGGTATCATCGTTGTGGCCATGGTGTTTTTGCCCGAACTGCGCGTCGGTGGGATGCAGATATTCCGCTCTGAGGCTTTTGATACCATGGGTAAAATTCTGCCCCGCGCCAGTGCGATCGCATCGCAGATTTCAGTTATCTACCTCGGCATAACGCTGGCTTGCGTTGCTTGTTACATGGTGCTCGGCATGCATGCCTTCGATGCGACTGTTCACGCGCTGACCACGGTCTCAACCGGGGGATTCTCAAATTACGACGCCTCTTTCGGTACTTTTAGTGGCCCGCCGGAATATGTTGCATCCATTTTCATGACGCTCGCGGCACTTCCCTTCGTGCGGTATGTCCAGCTTTTGAACGGCAATGCAAAACCGCTTTGGAAAGACACGCAAATTCATGGCTTCTTGCTGACGATTTTTGTGTTGGTTTTCGGTATGGCGGCGTTTCTCGTTCATGTCTTTCCGCACCATCCCGAGCAGGCCTTTCGTGAGGCGCTTTTCAACATCACGTCGATCATCTCCGGAACGGGGTATGCGAGTGTCGATTACATGGGGTGGGGGTCGCTGCCTGTGACCCTGTTCTTCTTTATCGGGCTGATTGGCGGTTGCGCGGGGTCTACGGCCTGTTCCGTCAAGATCTTCCGATATCAAATTCTATTTGCCTCGATCCGCTCACAACTGCGACGTATCTATTCACCGCATGGCGTTTTCACGCCACGTTACGATGGACGCCCGATTGCCGATGATGTCCTGAACTCGGTTATGTCGTTCTTCGTTCTCTTCATCGTTACCCTTGGCGTGATCAGTGTGGTTCTTGGGTTTACGGGCCTCGACTTCGTCACCTCGGTCTCGGGGGCAGCCACGGCGCTTGGAAATATCGGCCCCGGGTTGGGCGAAATTATCGGACCTGCGGGGAACTTCGCCTCGCTCAACGATACTGCCAAATGGGTGTTGGTCGGGGCGATGCTTCTCGGGCGGCTGGAGCTTCTTGCCGTCTACGCGATTTTCACCATCAGCTTCTGGAGGGCATGA
- a CDS encoding DUF1127 domain-containing protein, which produces MTQGIEIEFVPDTWRKALDLYMAEHAHGMNGYMLSRMHFERLMRLHAMTDPELALLGISRQEIIPYVMGDTLPA; this is translated from the coding sequence ATGACACAAGGTATCGAGATCGAATTCGTCCCCGATACATGGCGCAAGGCGCTTGACCTGTACATGGCTGAACACGCCCACGGCATGAACGGTTATATGCTCAGCCGGATGCATTTTGAGCGGCTCATGCGGCTCCATGCCATGACAGACCCGGAATTGGCCCTGCTGGGGATCTCCCGCCAAGAGATTATCCCCTATGTCATGGGGGACACGCTGCCCGCATGA